A DNA window from Drosophila sechellia strain sech25 chromosome X, ASM438219v1, whole genome shotgun sequence contains the following coding sequences:
- the LOC6614805 gene encoding potassium voltage-gated channel protein Shaker isoform X13 gives MQMILVAGGSLPKLSSQDEEGGAGHGFGGGPQHFEPIPHDHDFCERVVINVSGLRFETQLRTLNQFPDTLLGDPARRLRYFDPLRNEYFFDRSRPSFDAILYYYQSGGRLRRPVNVPLDVFSEEIKFYELGDQAINKFREDEGFIKEEERPLPDNEKQRKVWLLFEYPESSQAARVVAIISVFVILLSIVIFCLETLPEFKHYKVFNTTTNGTKIEEDEVPDITDPFFLIETLCIIWFTFELTVRFLACPNKLNFCRDVMNVIDIIAIIPYFITLATVVAEEEDTLNLPKAPVSPQDKSSNQAMSLAILRVIRLVRVFRIFKLSRHSKGLQILGRTLKASMRELGLLIFFLFIGVVLFSSAVYFAEAGSENSFFKSIPDAFWWAVVTMTTVGYGDMTPVGVWGKIVGSLCAIAGVLTIALPVPVIVSNFNYFYHRETDQEEMQSQNFNHVTSCPYLPGTLVGQHMKKSSLSESSSDMMDLDDGIESTPGLTETHPGRSAVAPFLGAQQQQQQPVASSLSMSIDKQLQHPLQQLTQTQLYQQQQQQQQQNGFKQQQQQTQQQLQQQQSHTINASAAATTSGSSSSGLTMRHNNALAVSIETDV, from the exons GTCTTTGCCCAAATTGAGCAGTCAAGACGAAGAAGGGGGGGCTGGTCATGGCTTTGGTGGCGGACCGCAACACTTTGAACCCATTCCTCACGATCATGATTTCTGCGAAAGAGTCGTTATAAAT GTAAGCGGATTAAGGTTTGAGACACAACTACGTACGTTAAATCAATTCCCGGACACGCTGCTTGGGGATCCAGCTCGGAGATTACGGTACTTTGACCCGCTTagaaatgaatatttttttgacCGTAGTCGACCGAGCTTCGATGCGATTTTATACTATTATCAGAGTG GTGGCCGACTACGGAGACCGGTCAATGTCCCTTTAGACGTATTTagtgaagaaataaaattttatgaatTAGGTGATCAAGCAATTAATAAATTCAG AGAGGATGAAGGCTTTATTAAAGAGGAAGAAAGACCATTACCGGATAATGAGAAGCAGAGAAAAGTCTGGCTGCTCTTCGAGTATCCAGAAAGTTCGCAAGCCGCCAGAGTTGTAGCCATAATTAGTGTATTTGTTATATTGCTATCAATTGTTATATTTTGTCTAGAAACATTACCCGAATTTAAGCATTACAAG GTGTTCaatacaacaacaaatggCACAAAAATCGAGGAAGACGAGGTGCCTGACATCACAGATCCTTTCTTCCTTATAGAAACGTTATGTATTATTTGGTTTACATTTGAACTAACTGTCAG GTTCCTCGCATGTCcgaacaaattaaatttctgcAGGGATGTCATGAATGTTATCGACATAATCGCCATCATTCCGTACTTTATAACACTAGCGACTGTCGTTGCCGAAGAGGAGGATACGTTAAATCTTCCAAAAGCGCCAGTCAGTCCACAG GACAAGTCATCGAATCAGGCTATGTCCTTGGCAATATTACGAGTGATACGATTAGTTCGAGTATTTCGAATATTTAAGTTATCTAGGCATTCGAAGGGTTTACAAATATTAGGACGAACTCTGAAAGCCTCAATGCGGGAATTAggtttacttatatttttcttatttatag GCGTCGTACTCTTCTCATCGGCGGTTTATTTTGCGGAAGCTGGAAGCGAAAATTCCTTCTTCAAGTCCATACCCGATGCATTTTGGTGGGCGGTCGTTACCATGACCACCGTTGGATATGGTGACATGAC ACCCGTCGGCGTTTGGGGCAAGATTGTGGGATCACTTTGTGCCATTGCTGGCGTGCTGACCATCGCACTGCCGGTGCCGGTCATCGTCAGCAATTTCAACTACTTCTATCACCGCGAAACGGATCAGGAGGAGATGCAGAGCCAGAACTTTAATCACGTTACTAGTTGTCCATATTTGCCAGGTACATTAG TAGGTCAACACATGAAGAAATCATCATTGTCTGAGTCCTCATCGGATATGATGGATTTGGACGATGGTATCGAGTCCACGCCGGGATTGACAGAAACGCATCCTGGACGCAGTGCGGTGGCTCCATTTTTGGgagcccagcagcagcagcaacaaccggTAGCATCCTCACTGTCGATGTCGATCGACAAACAGCTGCAGCACCCACTGCAGCAGCTGACGCAGACGCAACTgtaccaacagcagcaacagcagcagcagcaaaacggcttcaagcagcagcagcaacagacgcagcagcagctgcagcagcaacagtcccACACAATAAACGCAAGTGCAGCAGCGACGAcgagcggcagcagcagtagcgGCCTCACCATGAGGCACAATAATGCCCTGGCCGTTAGTATCGAGACCGACGTTTGA
- the LOC6614805 gene encoding potassium voltage-gated channel protein Shaker isoform X12 translates to MFVVNAIKDEIEKMSLPKLSSQDEEGGAGHGFGGGPQHFEPIPHDHDFCERVVINVSGLRFETQLRTLNQFPDTLLGDPARRLRYFDPLRNEYFFDRSRPSFDAILYYYQSGGRLRRPVNVPLDVFSEEIKFYELGDQAINKFREDEGFIKEEERPLPDNEKQRKVWLLFEYPESSQAARVVAIISVFVILLSIVIFCLETLPEFKHYKVFNTTTNGTKIEEDEVPDITDPFFLIETLCIIWFTFELTVRFLACPNKLNFCRDVMNVIDIIAIIPYFITLATVVAEEEDTLNLPKAPVSPQDKSSNQAMSLAILRVIRLVRVFRIFKLSRHSKGLQILGRTLKASMRELGLLIFFLFIGVVLFSSAVYFAEAGSENSFFKSIPDAFWWAVVTMTTVGYGDMTPVGVWGKIVGSLCAIAGVLTIALPVPVIVSNFNYFYHRETDQEEMQSQNFNHVTSCPYLPGTLVGQHMKKSSLSESSSDMMDLDDGIESTPGLTETHPGRSAVAPFLGAQQQQQQPVASSLSMSIDKQLQHPLQQLTQTQLYQQQQQQQQQNGFKQQQQQTQQQLQQQQSHTINASAAATTSGSSSSGLTMRHNNALAVSIETDV, encoded by the exons GTCTTTGCCCAAATTGAGCAGTCAAGACGAAGAAGGGGGGGCTGGTCATGGCTTTGGTGGCGGACCGCAACACTTTGAACCCATTCCTCACGATCATGATTTCTGCGAAAGAGTCGTTATAAAT GTAAGCGGATTAAGGTTTGAGACACAACTACGTACGTTAAATCAATTCCCGGACACGCTGCTTGGGGATCCAGCTCGGAGATTACGGTACTTTGACCCGCTTagaaatgaatatttttttgacCGTAGTCGACCGAGCTTCGATGCGATTTTATACTATTATCAGAGTG GTGGCCGACTACGGAGACCGGTCAATGTCCCTTTAGACGTATTTagtgaagaaataaaattttatgaatTAGGTGATCAAGCAATTAATAAATTCAG AGAGGATGAAGGCTTTATTAAAGAGGAAGAAAGACCATTACCGGATAATGAGAAGCAGAGAAAAGTCTGGCTGCTCTTCGAGTATCCAGAAAGTTCGCAAGCCGCCAGAGTTGTAGCCATAATTAGTGTATTTGTTATATTGCTATCAATTGTTATATTTTGTCTAGAAACATTACCCGAATTTAAGCATTACAAG GTGTTCaatacaacaacaaatggCACAAAAATCGAGGAAGACGAGGTGCCTGACATCACAGATCCTTTCTTCCTTATAGAAACGTTATGTATTATTTGGTTTACATTTGAACTAACTGTCAG GTTCCTCGCATGTCcgaacaaattaaatttctgcAGGGATGTCATGAATGTTATCGACATAATCGCCATCATTCCGTACTTTATAACACTAGCGACTGTCGTTGCCGAAGAGGAGGATACGTTAAATCTTCCAAAAGCGCCAGTCAGTCCACAG GACAAGTCATCGAATCAGGCTATGTCCTTGGCAATATTACGAGTGATACGATTAGTTCGAGTATTTCGAATATTTAAGTTATCTAGGCATTCGAAGGGTTTACAAATATTAGGACGAACTCTGAAAGCCTCAATGCGGGAATTAggtttacttatatttttcttatttatag GCGTCGTACTCTTCTCATCGGCGGTTTATTTTGCGGAAGCTGGAAGCGAAAATTCCTTCTTCAAGTCCATACCCGATGCATTTTGGTGGGCGGTCGTTACCATGACCACCGTTGGATATGGTGACATGAC ACCCGTCGGCGTTTGGGGCAAGATTGTGGGATCACTTTGTGCCATTGCTGGCGTGCTGACCATCGCACTGCCGGTGCCGGTCATCGTCAGCAATTTCAACTACTTCTATCACCGCGAAACGGATCAGGAGGAGATGCAGAGCCAGAACTTTAATCACGTTACTAGTTGTCCATATTTGCCAGGTACATTAG TAGGTCAACACATGAAGAAATCATCATTGTCTGAGTCCTCATCGGATATGATGGATTTGGACGATGGTATCGAGTCCACGCCGGGATTGACAGAAACGCATCCTGGACGCAGTGCGGTGGCTCCATTTTTGGgagcccagcagcagcagcaacaaccggTAGCATCCTCACTGTCGATGTCGATCGACAAACAGCTGCAGCACCCACTGCAGCAGCTGACGCAGACGCAACTgtaccaacagcagcaacagcagcagcagcaaaacggcttcaagcagcagcagcaacagacgcagcagcagctgcagcagcaacagtcccACACAATAAACGCAAGTGCAGCAGCGACGAcgagcggcagcagcagtagcgGCCTCACCATGAGGCACAATAATGCCCTGGCCGTTAGTATCGAGACCGACGTTTGA
- the LOC6614805 gene encoding potassium voltage-gated channel protein Shaker isoform X14, with the protein MDESSLPKLSSQDEEGGAGHGFGGGPQHFEPIPHDHDFCERVVINVSGLRFETQLRTLNQFPDTLLGDPARRLRYFDPLRNEYFFDRSRPSFDAILYYYQSGGRLRRPVNVPLDVFSEEIKFYELGDQAINKFREDEGFIKEEERPLPDNEKQRKVWLLFEYPESSQAARVVAIISVFVILLSIVIFCLETLPEFKHYKVFNTTTNGTKIEEDEVPDITDPFFLIETLCIIWFTFELTVRFLACPNKLNFCRDVMNVIDIIAIIPYFITLATVVAEEEDTLNLPKAPVSPQDKSSNQAMSLAILRVIRLVRVFRIFKLSRHSKGLQILGRTLKASMRELGLLIFFLFIGVVLFSSAVYFAEAGSENSFFKSIPDAFWWAVVTMTTVGYGDMTPVGVWGKIVGSLCAIAGVLTIALPVPVIVSNFNYFYHRETDQEEMQSQNFNHVTSCPYLPGTLVGQHMKKSSLSESSSDMMDLDDGIESTPGLTETHPGRSAVAPFLGAQQQQQQPVASSLSMSIDKQLQHPLQQLTQTQLYQQQQQQQQQNGFKQQQQQTQQQLQQQQSHTINASAAATTSGSSSSGLTMRHNNALAVSIETDV; encoded by the exons ATGGACGAGTc GTCTTTGCCCAAATTGAGCAGTCAAGACGAAGAAGGGGGGGCTGGTCATGGCTTTGGTGGCGGACCGCAACACTTTGAACCCATTCCTCACGATCATGATTTCTGCGAAAGAGTCGTTATAAAT GTAAGCGGATTAAGGTTTGAGACACAACTACGTACGTTAAATCAATTCCCGGACACGCTGCTTGGGGATCCAGCTCGGAGATTACGGTACTTTGACCCGCTTagaaatgaatatttttttgacCGTAGTCGACCGAGCTTCGATGCGATTTTATACTATTATCAGAGTG GTGGCCGACTACGGAGACCGGTCAATGTCCCTTTAGACGTATTTagtgaagaaataaaattttatgaatTAGGTGATCAAGCAATTAATAAATTCAG AGAGGATGAAGGCTTTATTAAAGAGGAAGAAAGACCATTACCGGATAATGAGAAGCAGAGAAAAGTCTGGCTGCTCTTCGAGTATCCAGAAAGTTCGCAAGCCGCCAGAGTTGTAGCCATAATTAGTGTATTTGTTATATTGCTATCAATTGTTATATTTTGTCTAGAAACATTACCCGAATTTAAGCATTACAAG GTGTTCaatacaacaacaaatggCACAAAAATCGAGGAAGACGAGGTGCCTGACATCACAGATCCTTTCTTCCTTATAGAAACGTTATGTATTATTTGGTTTACATTTGAACTAACTGTCAG GTTCCTCGCATGTCcgaacaaattaaatttctgcAGGGATGTCATGAATGTTATCGACATAATCGCCATCATTCCGTACTTTATAACACTAGCGACTGTCGTTGCCGAAGAGGAGGATACGTTAAATCTTCCAAAAGCGCCAGTCAGTCCACAG GACAAGTCATCGAATCAGGCTATGTCCTTGGCAATATTACGAGTGATACGATTAGTTCGAGTATTTCGAATATTTAAGTTATCTAGGCATTCGAAGGGTTTACAAATATTAGGACGAACTCTGAAAGCCTCAATGCGGGAATTAggtttacttatatttttcttatttatag GCGTCGTACTCTTCTCATCGGCGGTTTATTTTGCGGAAGCTGGAAGCGAAAATTCCTTCTTCAAGTCCATACCCGATGCATTTTGGTGGGCGGTCGTTACCATGACCACCGTTGGATATGGTGACATGAC ACCCGTCGGCGTTTGGGGCAAGATTGTGGGATCACTTTGTGCCATTGCTGGCGTGCTGACCATCGCACTGCCGGTGCCGGTCATCGTCAGCAATTTCAACTACTTCTATCACCGCGAAACGGATCAGGAGGAGATGCAGAGCCAGAACTTTAATCACGTTACTAGTTGTCCATATTTGCCAGGTACATTAG TAGGTCAACACATGAAGAAATCATCATTGTCTGAGTCCTCATCGGATATGATGGATTTGGACGATGGTATCGAGTCCACGCCGGGATTGACAGAAACGCATCCTGGACGCAGTGCGGTGGCTCCATTTTTGGgagcccagcagcagcagcaacaaccggTAGCATCCTCACTGTCGATGTCGATCGACAAACAGCTGCAGCACCCACTGCAGCAGCTGACGCAGACGCAACTgtaccaacagcagcaacagcagcagcagcaaaacggcttcaagcagcagcagcaacagacgcagcagcagctgcagcagcaacagtcccACACAATAAACGCAAGTGCAGCAGCGACGAcgagcggcagcagcagtagcgGCCTCACCATGAGGCACAATAATGCCCTGGCCGTTAGTATCGAGACCGACGTTTGA
- the LOC6614805 gene encoding potassium voltage-gated channel protein Shaker isoform X5 codes for MAAVAGLYGLGEDRQHRKKQQQQQQHQKEQLEQKEEQKKIAERKLQLREQQLQRNSLDGYGSLPKLSSQDEEGGAGHGFGGGPQHFEPIPHDHDFCERVVINVSGLRFETQLRTLNQFPDTLLGDPARRLRYFDPLRNEYFFDRSRPSFDAILYYYQSGGRLRRPVNVPLDVFSEEIKFYELGDQAINKFREDEGFIKEEERPLPDNEKQRKVWLLFEYPESSQAARVVAIISVFVILLSIVIFCLETLPEFKHYKVFNTTTNGTKIEEDEVPDITDPFFLIETLCIIWFTFELTVRFLACPNKLNFCRDVMNVIDIIAIIPYFITLATVVAEEEDTLNLPKAPVSPQDKSSNQAMSLAILRVIRLVRVFRIFKLSRHSKGLQILGRTLKASMRELGLLIFFLFIGVVLFSSAVYFAEAGSENSFFKSIPDAFWWAVVTMTTVGYGDMTPVGVWGKIVGSLCAIAGVLTIALPVPVIVSNFNYFYHRETDQEEMQSQNFNHVTSCPYLPGTLVGQHMKKSSLSESSSDMMDLDDGIESTPGLTETHPGRSAVAPFLGAQQQQQQPVASSLSMSIDKQLQHPLQQLTQTQLYQQQQQQQQQNGFKQQQQQTQQQLQQQQSHTINASAAATTSGSSSSGLTMRHNNALAVSIETDV; via the exons GTCTTTGCCCAAATTGAGCAGTCAAGACGAAGAAGGGGGGGCTGGTCATGGCTTTGGTGGCGGACCGCAACACTTTGAACCCATTCCTCACGATCATGATTTCTGCGAAAGAGTCGTTATAAAT GTAAGCGGATTAAGGTTTGAGACACAACTACGTACGTTAAATCAATTCCCGGACACGCTGCTTGGGGATCCAGCTCGGAGATTACGGTACTTTGACCCGCTTagaaatgaatatttttttgacCGTAGTCGACCGAGCTTCGATGCGATTTTATACTATTATCAGAGTG GTGGCCGACTACGGAGACCGGTCAATGTCCCTTTAGACGTATTTagtgaagaaataaaattttatgaatTAGGTGATCAAGCAATTAATAAATTCAG AGAGGATGAAGGCTTTATTAAAGAGGAAGAAAGACCATTACCGGATAATGAGAAGCAGAGAAAAGTCTGGCTGCTCTTCGAGTATCCAGAAAGTTCGCAAGCCGCCAGAGTTGTAGCCATAATTAGTGTATTTGTTATATTGCTATCAATTGTTATATTTTGTCTAGAAACATTACCCGAATTTAAGCATTACAAG GTGTTCaatacaacaacaaatggCACAAAAATCGAGGAAGACGAGGTGCCTGACATCACAGATCCTTTCTTCCTTATAGAAACGTTATGTATTATTTGGTTTACATTTGAACTAACTGTCAG GTTCCTCGCATGTCcgaacaaattaaatttctgcAGGGATGTCATGAATGTTATCGACATAATCGCCATCATTCCGTACTTTATAACACTAGCGACTGTCGTTGCCGAAGAGGAGGATACGTTAAATCTTCCAAAAGCGCCAGTCAGTCCACAG GACAAGTCATCGAATCAGGCTATGTCCTTGGCAATATTACGAGTGATACGATTAGTTCGAGTATTTCGAATATTTAAGTTATCTAGGCATTCGAAGGGTTTACAAATATTAGGACGAACTCTGAAAGCCTCAATGCGGGAATTAggtttacttatatttttcttatttatag GCGTCGTACTCTTCTCATCGGCGGTTTATTTTGCGGAAGCTGGAAGCGAAAATTCCTTCTTCAAGTCCATACCCGATGCATTTTGGTGGGCGGTCGTTACCATGACCACCGTTGGATATGGTGACATGAC ACCCGTCGGCGTTTGGGGCAAGATTGTGGGATCACTTTGTGCCATTGCTGGCGTGCTGACCATCGCACTGCCGGTGCCGGTCATCGTCAGCAATTTCAACTACTTCTATCACCGCGAAACGGATCAGGAGGAGATGCAGAGCCAGAACTTTAATCACGTTACTAGTTGTCCATATTTGCCAGGTACATTAG TAGGTCAACACATGAAGAAATCATCATTGTCTGAGTCCTCATCGGATATGATGGATTTGGACGATGGTATCGAGTCCACGCCGGGATTGACAGAAACGCATCCTGGACGCAGTGCGGTGGCTCCATTTTTGGgagcccagcagcagcagcaacaaccggTAGCATCCTCACTGTCGATGTCGATCGACAAACAGCTGCAGCACCCACTGCAGCAGCTGACGCAGACGCAACTgtaccaacagcagcaacagcagcagcagcaaaacggcttcaagcagcagcagcaacagacgcagcagcagctgcagcagcaacagtcccACACAATAAACGCAAGTGCAGCAGCGACGAcgagcggcagcagcagtagcgGCCTCACCATGAGGCACAATAATGCCCTGGCCGTTAGTATCGAGACCGACGTTTGA
- the LOC6614805 gene encoding potassium voltage-gated channel protein Shaker isoform X16: MAHITTTHGSLSQAPRSLPKLSSQDEEGGAGHGFGGGPQHFEPIPHDHDFCERVVINVSGLRFETQLRTLNQFPDTLLGDPARRLRYFDPLRNEYFFDRSRPSFDAILYYYQSGGRLRRPVNVPLDVFSEEIKFYELGDQAINKFREDEGFIKEEERPLPDNEKQRKVWLLFEYPESSQAARVVAIISVFVILLSIVIFCLETLPEFKHYKVFNTTTNGTKIEEDEVPDITDPFFLIETLCIIWFTFELTVRFLACPNKLNFCRDVMNVIDIIAIIPYFITLATVVAEEEDTLNLPKAPVSPQV; this comes from the exons GTCTTTGCCCAAATTGAGCAGTCAAGACGAAGAAGGGGGGGCTGGTCATGGCTTTGGTGGCGGACCGCAACACTTTGAACCCATTCCTCACGATCATGATTTCTGCGAAAGAGTCGTTATAAAT GTAAGCGGATTAAGGTTTGAGACACAACTACGTACGTTAAATCAATTCCCGGACACGCTGCTTGGGGATCCAGCTCGGAGATTACGGTACTTTGACCCGCTTagaaatgaatatttttttgacCGTAGTCGACCGAGCTTCGATGCGATTTTATACTATTATCAGAGTG GTGGCCGACTACGGAGACCGGTCAATGTCCCTTTAGACGTATTTagtgaagaaataaaattttatgaatTAGGTGATCAAGCAATTAATAAATTCAG AGAGGATGAAGGCTTTATTAAAGAGGAAGAAAGACCATTACCGGATAATGAGAAGCAGAGAAAAGTCTGGCTGCTCTTCGAGTATCCAGAAAGTTCGCAAGCCGCCAGAGTTGTAGCCATAATTAGTGTATTTGTTATATTGCTATCAATTGTTATATTTTGTCTAGAAACATTACCCGAATTTAAGCATTACAAG GTGTTCaatacaacaacaaatggCACAAAAATCGAGGAAGACGAGGTGCCTGACATCACAGATCCTTTCTTCCTTATAGAAACGTTATGTATTATTTGGTTTACATTTGAACTAACTGTCAG GTTCCTCGCATGTCcgaacaaattaaatttctgcAGGGATGTCATGAATGTTATCGACATAATCGCCATCATTCCGTACTTTATAACACTAGCGACTGTCGTTGCCGAAGAGGAGGATACGTTAAATCTTCCAAAAGCGCCAGTCAGTCCACAGGTATGA